The Naumovozyma castellii chromosome 4, complete genome genome contains a region encoding:
- the NAT4 gene encoding N-terminal L-serine N(alpha)-acetyltransferase NatD (ancestral locus Anc_2.532): MHAFEAFSHMILEEFPLTLEVTLQEQLKCLKRKILIIEPDNCTSGKNSQDVVYMKCSTDQGDKMLDQFLDILDVNLGEKYTKVSKKIYENARPWKVNKLEEMRSPGLVYVSYWDEESDEPMLFLSFMLTEEDGFTEDDKLLSVVYLYEIQILPSLRNRKLGTRLLAEHLQDACSRLRSENGELLEYPLIGIELTVFSDNENAIKFYKSIGMELTPDSPRDRVAHLERRRTRGMAQNISTSVGRTIVQKPIYYLFYLPLSI, encoded by the coding sequence ATGCATGCATTTGAAGCCTTTTCACACATGATCCTTGAGGAGTTTCCTCTTACGTTGGAAGTTACCTTACAGGAGCAACTCAAATGtctgaagaggaagattcttattattgaaCCAGATAATTGTACGAGCGGCAAGAACTCGCAAGACGTTGTGTATATGAAGTGTTCCACGGATCAAGGTGATAAGATGTTGGATCAGTTTTTGGATATCTTGGATGTGAATCTTGGTGAGAAGTATACTAAAGTGtcgaagaaaatatatgaGAATGCTCGACCTTGGAAAGTgaataaattggaagaGATGCGTTCTCCAGGGTTAGTGTATGTTAGTTACTGGGACGAGGAATCTGATGAGCCAATGCTGTTTTTAAGTTTTATGTTGACGGAAGAAGATGGATTTACTGAGGATGATAAGTTATTGTCTGTGGTTTATCTTTACGAGATTCAAATATTACCATCACTTCGAAATCGGAAATTGGGGACTCGTTTACTTGCTGAACATCTTCAAGATGCATGTTCTCGATTACGGAGTGAGAATGGTGAATTATTGGAGTATCCATTAATTGGCATTGAATTGACTGTATTTAGTGATAATGAGAATGCTATAAAATTTTACAAATCGATTGGAATGGAATTGACGCCTGATTCACCAAGAGACAGAGTTGCccatttggaaagaagGCGAACTAGAGGTATGGcacaaaatatttctacTTCTGTTGGTAGAACAATCGTTCAAAAACCGATATACtatttgttttatttaCCGTTGTCgatataa
- the FUM1 gene encoding fumarase FUM1 (ancestral locus Anc_6.13): MLKLKLANPTILRLQASRMSLSTTTAASQQQYRIETDSFGEIKVPADKYWGAQTQRSFQNFKIGGSRERIPDPIITAFGILKKSAAIVNESLGTLDPKVADPIKKAADEVVQGKLKDHFPLVVFQTGSGTQTNMNVNEVISNRAIELVGGKLGSKQIHPNNHCNQSQSSNDTFPSVMHIAAVLEITNSLIPELTKLKDALDVKAKEFADIVKIGRTHLQDATPLTLGQEFSGYVQQLENGIYRIESSLYHLKFLAQGGTAVGTGLNTKIGFDKLIAEEVSKETGIEFKTAPNKFEALAAHDAIVFASGALNTVAGSLFKIAQDIRYLGSGPRCGYGELQLPENEPGSSIMPGKVNPTQNEAMTQVCVQIMGNNQTISIAGSQGQFELNVYKPLMIANLLNSIRLMTDACKSFRIHCIDDLKANKDKINENLNKSLMLVTALNPKIGYDAASKIAKNAHLKNITLKESALELKYLTAEEFDEWVVPENMIGPKP, translated from the coding sequence ATGCTCAAGCTCAAACTAGCAAACCCTACCATTCTACGTCTCCAAGCATCAAGGATGTCCCTCTCTACCACCACGGCTGCCTCCCAGCAACAATACAGAATTGAAACGGACTCATTCGGTGAGATCAAAGTGCCCGCAGACAAGTACTGGGGTGCACAAACGCAAAGATCcttccaaaatttcaagattggTGGATCCAGAGAACGTATCCCTGACCCTATAATAACTGCCTTTGGtatcttgaagaaatctgCCGCTATAGTCAATGAATCCCTCGGGACGTTGGATCCAAAGGTTGCTGACCCAATCAAGAAGGCTGCTGATGAAGTTGTACAGgggaaattgaaagatcatTTCCCATTAGTCGTGTTCCAAACAGGGTCGGGAACACAGACAAATATGAACGTTAATGAAGTCATCTCTAATAGAGCCATTGAATTGGTGGGTGGGAAACTAGGTTCTAAGCAAATCCATCCAAATAATCATTGTAATCAATCACAATCATCCAATGATACTTTCCCCTCCGTCATGCATATTGCCGCTGTCTTGGAAATtacaaattcattgatCCCAGAATTGACCAAGTTGAAAGATGCATTGGATGTAAAGGCAAAGGAATTCGCTGATATTGTTAAGATTGGTAGAACTCATTTACAAGATGCTACTCCATTGACCTTGGGACAGGAATTTAGCGGATACGTAcaacaattggaaaatgggATTTATAGAATTGAATCCTCCCTgtatcatttgaaattcctTGCACAAGGTGGGACCGCTGTCGGAACAGGTTTAAATACCAAGATTGgttttgataaattgatCGCAGAGGAAGTCTCTAAAGAAACAGGTATTGAATTTAAGACGGCTccaaataaatttgaagcTTTAGCTGCTCATGACGCTATTGTATTTGCTAGTGGTGCCTTAAATACCGTTGCCGGCTCTCTTTTCAAGATTGCTCAAGATATTAGATATTTGGGTTCAGGTCCACGTTGTGGTTATGGTGAATTACAATTACCTGAAAATGAACCTGGTTCATCAATTATGCCAGGGAAGGTTAATCCTACTCAAAATGAAGCCATGACTCAAGTTTGTGTGCAAATTATGGGGAATAATCAAACTATTTCCATTGCTGGATCTCAGGGACAATTCGAATTGAACGTCTATAAGCCATTAATGATCGctaatttattgaattccATTAGATTGATGACAGATGCATGTAAATCTTTCAGAATTCATTGTATCGATGATTTAAAGGCAAATAAGGATaagattaatgaaaatttaaataaatcattaatgCTAGTGACAGCTTTgaatccaaaaattggGTATGATGCAGCATCGAAGATTGCCAAGAATgcacatttgaaaaatattactTTGAAAGAATCTGCCttggaattgaaatatttaaccGCTgaggaatttgatgaatggGTCGTCCCAGAAAACATGATTGGTCCAAAACCATAA
- the YSP3 gene encoding putative subtilisin-like protease YSP3 (ancestral locus Anc_6.14) — protein MKLLRLISICLLTRIGYSLVIPSIWAQTGKSPGVFNIDSDSPSNIIHHAASPIPNQYIVLFKSDTTDIQRETHLATLNSWLLNTDPQYTILHSFQLAHDLQGYTSRLPEQLIRSLATDPIIQSIEQDSYVHALGRQKQIDSPWGLARISQRERLKLLQDQFYHYDDSGASSNTKCYILDTGINENHNEFQGRAKWGAVFTPMEPNQEDENGHGTHCAGVIGSHEYGVAKNTTLIAVKVLDARGDGEMSAVIRGIEYVTQQHEQDMKKQDQTGFKGSVINLSLGAGKSPALLRVIEAAVKLGVHFAVAAGNEDDDACSTSPADSPHALTVGASSFSDDRVFFSNWGPCVDVFAPGINIMSTYIGPHNNETTSLSGTSMSAPFVTGLIAYFLSLQPDTKSQFYTGITSPTPYQLKYKIISFSTEGVLHEIPEGTPNRIVYNGGGHSLKDFWNN, from the coding sequence ATGAAACTGCTTCGCCTTATTAGTATCTGCTTACTCACCAGGATCGGGTACTCCCTTGTAATACCTTCCATATGGGCCCAAACAGGCAAGTCCCCCGGAGTATTCAACATCGACTCCGATTCTCCCTCGAACATAATCCATCATGCTGCTTCTCCGATACCAAACCAGTACattgtattatttaaaagtgATACCACTGATATTCAACGAGAAACACACCTCGCTACATTAAACTCGTGGCTGCTCAATACAGATCCACAATACACAATCTTACATTCATTCCAACTCGCCCACGATCTACAGGGATACACATCCCGTCTCCCTGAACAACTAATACGTTCATTAGCAACGGATCCGATAATCCAATCCATTGAACAAGATTCATACGTCCATGCCTTAGGTAGACAAAAGCAAATTGATTCACCCTGGGGGCTCGCTAGAATTTCACAAAGAGAACGATTGAAATTACTACAGGATCAATTCTACCATTATGATGACTCGGGTGCCTCCTCCAATACAAAATGTTACATCTTAGACACGGGAATCAATGAAAACCATAACGAATTCCAAGGAAGAGCTAAATGGGGAGCCGTTTTCACACCTATGGAACCAAATCAAGAGGATGAGAATGGTCATGGAACTCATTGTGCAGGTGTCATTGGGTCTCATGAATACGGTGTGGCCAAGAATACTACCCTTATCGCTGTGAAAGTCTTGGATGCTAGAGGCGATGGTGAAATGTCTGCTGTCATAAGAGGAATTGAATACGTGACACAGCAACATGAACAAGATATGAAGAAACAGGATCAAACCGGTTTTAAAGGATCTGTCATTAATTTATCTCTCGGCGCAGGTAAATCTCCCGCTCTATTAAGGGTAATCGAGGCTGCAGTTAAGTTGGGTGTCCATTTTGCTGTTGCGGCAggtaatgaagatgatgatgcttGTTCAACTTCTCCAGCCGATTCCCCGCATGCCCTTACAGTGGGGGCTTCATCATTTAGTGATGATAGAGTGTTTTTCTCAAATTGGGGACCATGTGTAGATGTATTTGCTCCAGGTATCAATATTATGTCCACTTATATTGGACCCcataataatgaaactaCAAGTCTATCGGGCACATCCATGTCTGCTCCCTTTGTCACAGGTTTGATAGCATATTTCCTTTCACTACAACCTGATACTAAGAGTCAATTTTATACTGGAATAACATCTCCAACTCCTtatcaattgaaatataagATTATATCCTTTAGCACAGAGGGTGTGCTGCATGAAATACCCGAGGGAACACCTAATCGGATAGTTTATAATGGTGGTGGTCATAGTTTGAAGGATTTTTGGAATAACTAA